In Oryza sativa Japonica Group chromosome 1, ASM3414082v1, the genomic stretch GAGTAATTGCTGTTGGTGACGTTAACCTACGCGGTAGTACGTGCGTGTGAGCAGCTGGAGCATTCAAGTAGTTTTGGCTTGTGGCAGCGCCTCTCGAGCCCATGCAACGCGGAGACAGCAAGCTGCCGCGCGACACGGCACGCCGAGCGAGAACTCGAGTCTATTCAATGCGCTAGCTGCAGCGTCCGTCGGTTGCATTGGCTACGAGTAAAAATTTACCTCTTTCCTTGACTTCGCCAATagagagaaaggaaaaaaaaaaggcgagaGATGGTCCGGGAGCGGCGAGCTATCGGCGCGCGCTGTAGCGGCACAGGGCGAGCAGTAGTCGTCGTATGCGCGGTGGTAGTGATGGCCCTGAATCTGAGCATGCTTGTTGGTCGCGTCACGCACGCTCGCTCGCTGCCTACATACATGGGCTCTCATCATGCCGCACGCCCCCGATCAATTGGCTACAGGCTCCTACTATACACAGCGTCCTCGTGACGGCTCGTCACACACGTACGCTACGCCAAGCAGCGCATGCACGTGCCATGTTTGACATGGGCGCCCGCATGCATTTTGGTACCATATCTAGCGGACGGCGTTGTGTCCGCGCTGCTACAGTCGTCGGTGCAGGAGCTGCTTTGCAATATGTGTAGTTTTCTAGCGAATCCGATCAATACATGCATGGATGCGTACAGATTTAGtggttcatctttttttttcttttcctctgctCGACTCGACCATGGCTTTACTACATGTGATAGGCTTTTTAGTTCGTGCATGTAGCAGCGGTAGCACACTAGCATGACATGTCTGGATAACCACCGGTCGGGAGTGGCCCACCGGGTTAGGCCGCCGGCCGGCATGGggcgtacatgcatgcatggctttTCTCGGGAATTATAATCGTGTGATGGTCCGCTGATCGGATGGATCGGGCCGTGCGCGCGTGAGCCTATTATGGTTGGATTGGGACGATGCGTACTACTACTACGTACACTACGTACGGGTAGGGTTCGGCGATGATGGTATTGATGTATACTGGACATTTCATGATACACGTACCACCAAATGCTAAGGATCTTTGGACGAGATGGCTAGTGTTTGGTGCAAAGATCTAGTGACTGATCCGGCCGGTATTTAGGACCGTGGATACTTCAAAGCCGCCAAGTAACAGGAGGGGCGCCTATCCGTGACAGGAGCTGTCTCCACATTTCGATTGATTATTGCATGGCGAAGGCGTGATCAGCAGGGATTGACAGGATGCGAGTAGCGCGTGCTGTGCCAGGAAAGGTTACACAAGTTCcccgcacaaaaaaaaaaaaaagaaagaaaaaaagagagaagggttACACAAGTTGTCCGCGCCGGGTCCTACACACATATGGAAAAATGAAACAGTATGTATTGTTTCACAAATGTTCCTGGCTTAAGTTAGATATAGTATATAGGAACAAATTAATGTCGTGCCCCTTAAAATACATGATAAAAAAACACAGAGAATATGAAATAAACCACATAAATGAAAgtaacatgtttttttaatcCAGTAATAGTTAAAAGCACAGGTAATAGGAATATACTcgctccgtcccattttaagtgcaatcaTAAATTTTCACGTCCAACTTTGAtcatccgttttatttgaattttttttataattagtatttttattattatgagatgataatacatgaatagtactttatatgtaACTCATGTTTTTAATTTGTTcagaaatttttcaaataaaacgaacaaTAAAAATTGTGCACGGAAAATCATGGTTGTACTTCAAATGAGACAGAGGGGGTATGTTCTTCGATTGCACCATAGGACGGAATTGACCATAGGAATACAATCCTATAAAAATTCACATCCTTTTCATAGGAAAAATCCGTGTCCTTTTCAAATGAATCAAAGGAgcatatgagaaaaaaatattaagggAATTGAATTATCAAAAATTATTTGTCAATCCTCCATTTTAAAGGGACCCTCATTGTAGAGATGTGCATGTGTTCAATATACACAGGGAGCACATATATATAGCCTTTCATAGTCTACTTGCAGATTTATCGCTcgtagccaaaatttaaattttggaaaataaattttagagttgatttctTTTACCCGTActctatattttaatttttcttttaaactgtaagtaaacatatataaataaattgttTCTCCTACTTTGTTTGTTTTTCTATGGCATATCAACTACTTCGTACAGCTCAAGCGACAAGAGGCATAAAGCAAATTAACCATAAGTGTTTCCCACAATATACCCCTAATAGACGACACGCATgataaaatttatgaaaaaatttatgaTGATCTCTACGGTAATATAATCAATATATACTACCACCAACAATCTTAAACTATCTTTCATTGATAGTATAAGTCATAAATCAATGGGTTATATTATTTAACTAATAAATATCAGTAGATATCACCGTAAAAAtacttttcagattttttttacgaATTACACGTGTGTAAATACATGCGTGAATTTTAATGGGTACAATTACACAATAAAAATATACAAATTACTGAATCtgtctcagaaaaaaaaaacaagcacatCAGAGCTACTCcctttatctcaaaataaactaacatatGAATGGATTTGACACAATCTAGTATAACAATTTAGACAACAATCGTCTTCTAAGTTGGTTTATTCTGATTCGGATGGAGTACAACCTTTTTGTCATGGGAAAGGCCATGTTTACCCCTCCAGCTGAAGTTAATTAAATATCATCCCAAACATTAAAGAGTAAAATACAGTTACTCCTATTTGCTAGCCATTACAAATTCATATGAATATAATATCCtgatatttattaaatgctggcCCGTTGACATGACAGCGCTTTCACGAACAGCGGTTTCTCATTGGCGCTGAGAAACCTTTGGCTGATCTAACGTGAACTTTCGGTGAAAACTATTGGCATAAGTAAATTCACGCTGTGTTTAGAtgcaaagtttggatccaaacttcagtccttttccatcacatcaacctgtcatacacacacaactttttagtcacatcatctcaaatttcaaccaaaatctaaactttacgctgaactctCGTACCAAAGTTAATCTACAGGGTGATCCCAACAGTTTTGGGCTAGGTGGGCCTGAGTCCCTGTTCCGTTGGCTAAACCCTTTATAAAATGTTGAGTTAATAGAGGAAAAAAGCACTAGTTTGATAGAAGAAAAACGATGAATAATTGAAAGGTAATTACTTTTACTTCTTTTTTAAATAGGTAgttgtataaaaatataataatgtttgtttttttcttatatttagtCTTGTCATGTTACGCACTATATTATTCTACGTTCACCGTCACTGTTAATATATCCCCATGTAGAAATTAAGgatgaaaaatatatactttTTACTATCTTTTTAAAGGAATTATAACCCTGGCCTCTAAACTACAAATGCACATCATTATTTGAACTTGGAGTAAACCTCTAGAGGAAAATTTGCAAAAAATAAATAGACCAAGACTCGTATTGGTTGAGCTATATATCCTAGAAATAGGAATGGAGCAACAATAAATAATTTGTCAGAAAAACCTTTTGTGGTTTAAAAACCAATGTTGAAACAAATCAGGATACCCCCCCCCCTACAaaatttagtactccctccgtcctataatatatgtattttaataatttgcttacactgtttaagcactcgtcttattaaaaaaatctgtgcaaatataaaaaacaaaaatttgtgcttaaagtactttggataataaagtaagtcaaaaaaataataattctaaattttttttgaataagacaaatggttaaacagtgcaagtaaaatatcaaaatcccttatcaagagacggatggagtaggcAACAAGCAAACAACAAGACACTAAAATATCTATATAACCTAAAAGCATAGTAATTAAGTGCACAACCATCACCGGTTAGTTTGAAAATATAGAGAAAACCAAGcgattatatatatactttataaAACCAGTCGACTTTATAAAACCGGTCGGTTCTGATCAATACTTCATCCCCGGTAGTATGATGCCGTGCAGTCTATCCCCAGTTGTAGGAGCGTTAAGTACCAGCATGTCAACGGTAAAAGGAACAACGATACAAAGAGCTCAAGATTTTGAGAAATAGTTGTTTGGTAGCTATGTTTCCTAAGTTCTGGTTTTTATTTCATCTCCTAGATTCTATAACTACAAATTTTAAATCTGGTTAAAAATCTACTAAACTGATGGTAGAATCTAAGGACCCCTTTGAATCACGCGAATGGAAAAACAAagcaatagaaaaaatataagatTCTGATAGGATTGTAAATCCAAAACGAGAACGCAAGAAAAACACAtcaatgatcgtttgattggatcgTATAAAAACGCAGGATTCATATAAGAAAGATAGACTCCAAGGATATTTTCCAAGATGTTAGTTCTTATtaaatttcctctaaaatctctataggatcgTTTATTTCATAGAAATTTCAAATAATATGatatgatttaatctattatttCAAAGaccttcataggaaatttttaaatagaattgaaatcctccaaagtTTCCATGTTTTTCTTCCAAAAGTTGTTGCTGATAGAATCTCTCTCGAACAGGACATCTCGCGAAGTGTATACTGGCCCACTCCACCCGTTTCGGCCCTAGTTACATCAACGATAGGTACGTGCTAATAAGATCAGTACGGAAAATAGTTGCGGAGGCAGGTAATCTTACATACTGCCCTCTATTAGTTGAAAACGGAGAACATGTACTAATGGCACCCAATCATCAAATTCGCTATTAGCTGCTCTTATCCTCTTTTGCCTACCTACAAGTACTCCACAACAGGAACAATCTCCCCGCTGTTACCAGCTGTGTTGCTTTTGTTACTACTGCTAGTTTTTTAGAGTAGCTAGGGAGAGTGCAGGCAGAGGCAGGGCAGGGGTGGTGAATCGGTAGAGGTCGGCAGCGTGGTAGGCCACGGAGCAGCTGCTCATAGTCACATCTGCATTTCCAATCCAAAAGCAGGAAGCGTGAACGACCGTGCAAAAATGAATGGAGTCAGGAGGCTTGGCGTCCCGTAGATGCAGAACGCCTTTGATGGATGGTTGCAGCGAAGGTGCGTAGTTTGCACTTTGCAGGTGGTTGATGGGAGGCCATCAGCTGATGTGAAGTCCATTAGTATGACACGGCTGGGGCTTCATGTATGCCATGCATGTCAAGCAACAGAGGGCTGGGGCTCATGTATGCCATGCATGTCAAGCAAGCAACAGAGGCCGAGCCAAACAGCCAATGGTAGCCAAACAGCCATTTTATTGACAACAAGGGTACTGGAGCGATCAATAAAATTGGAACAGAAGGAGCATGGCACTCAGGCTGATGGAGTCATGAATGGATCAGAAAGCAACCAACCGAAGAAAATTTGTTTGGTGATAGAGTGGAACGGATGGGCTGTTTCAGAGTTCACTGTAACTCCGGACCAGAATACAAGAACGGCTCCCATCAATTATTTCTTCACCAGACAGAAGAACACTGCAAATATGGTTGTTAGTTCCCGCTACTAGGAGCAAAGTCAATAATATAGCCCGCTGTCGGCTCTTAAAAAATAGCCACATCATTTATAGCATAGCTCATGCTTACAATAGAACTACTATAACAcaattattttattatctttGTGGGACCCGCCATCTTGCCTTATCtcattctctttcttcctcctaCCCCTTCTGTTTCTGTGTTCGTCTTGCCTGTGGCCTGAGCGTGCGGTAGTTGGAGATGGGCACTTGGGCTTGGGCAGATGGCCATGCGACGGATACGGAACTACGGGAGACGCCGGTGGCCGTGTAGAACGAGGGCATCATGCGACGGACgcgggagacgacgacggctcaacgaccgcggcggcgcggccacggTCGTGGCTGGTGAGGGCCACGACCAAGGCTGAAGCAAGTGATGGTGACAACGTGATGGCAGTGGCCGGATGATGGTCACAGCTGCGGCGAACGCAGCGACGACGACTGCTGCGGCCGCGATGGACGAGAGCCACGGTTGAGGATGCAagcgatggcaacggcgacggcCGGGGTAGACGAGGGCCACAGTTGCGGCggacgcggcgacgacgacggctgcggCCGCGGTGGACGAGAGCCACGGCAGAGGATGCAAGCGATggcggcggcacgacggcgacggaggcggccaCAGGGGGATGAGGACGCCTGCGGACGCAGGTgagggtggcggcgtcggcggacgcaggcggacgacagcggcggcgccgacggacGCAGGTGAGGGCGACGGCGCCGAGAGATGCATttgacggtggcggcgccggcagaTGTAGGCGGATGACAGCGGCGACGCCGAGAGACGCAGGCGGACGAcagtggcggcgtcggcggacgCAGGTGAGGCGGCGACGTCGAGAGACGCaggtgagggcggcggcgccagcggaCGACATCGACGGACGCAGGCAACAGCTGTGGCAACGAGGGCGGCATATCCCGACGGATGCGGTCCCACGACCTTGGGCCGTGCGTAGAGCCGGGCGACTAATTAGTCACCCGTTcgttctctctcttcccccctctctcctccacgtCACCGAAAAATCCGACGTGGACATCCTATCGTCGTTTATTGTACCGCTATAAGGGCATCCAAAATGTACTACAAAATAGTCCATAGGGAATAATCTATTCCATTCAGCCATCTAGTAATATTGTGCAACTAGTCCATTAAAGGAAATAGCAAAAGATatccatatgcatatggactACCTATATGACATAAATAATATTATCCATCTttacctctctctcttctcctaatgTTACATTGTATCCATATACATTGTGATTGCTATAGTTAAAGTTTATTTATATGAATCCTATCTATATAGACCATTTTTGCCATATACATTGGTGATGCACTAACACCGGCAATGCTGATATGTTGCGGCTTGTAGCTAGCCTAGGCTTCTAGACTACCCATCTAACAGCACATCTAGACTGTAGTATAAATGAGTACAATGAATACAGACGAAACTAGTGCTGTTCCATTCGGACGGAACTGGAAAGCAAAATTGTGCTGGAAAGAATATTTTGTTACTAGGAAAGAATCAGTGTTACATAGTACAATGCTCTTCAATTCCCCCAAAGTATACAAGCGGATGCCATGGTAAGTTAATTCATAAATACAAAATGGAAATGTTTTGATTCAGGCAGGTTATAGTGTACGGTAGAAATGTTCCTTGTGATAAGGAGTACCAGTCATGGGCTTCGGTATGAGAAGACAGATTATGTGAAACCAGTATTAGCCTATTTGGTTCTGCAGTTCTGCAAAAACAAACGCTTCGAAAGATCTTTTCCTTTAGAAAAGTCTTTTTTAACTAGAACAGCAAGAACCTTTTGTGGCGGCTGGAGCTTCAGCAACGTTGATCGTAGTTCCTTGCATGGAACGCCCATTTGTAGACGCGGATTCCTGAGCTGCAAGTGCTTTCTTGCTTACAATCTGGTGAATTTCACTCAATACAGTATGGAATGCTTTCTCCACATTAATCGCTTCCAGAGCAGACGTCTCAAGGAAGGAGAGACCTTCTTTCTCAGAGAACGCATGGCCATCTTCCTCGGGGACTGATCGTAGATGGTTTAAGTCAGACTTGTTTCCGACCATCATGACAACAATGTTGGCGTCTGCATGGTCCCGGAGCTCCCGCAGCCACCTCTGAACATTGTCGAAGGTTTGCCTCTTTGTTATGTCGAATACAAGAAGTGCTCCAACTGCACCCCTGTAATAAGCACTCGTGATTGCACGGTATCTCTCTTGACCTGCCGTGTCCCATATCTGAGCCTTGATAGTCTTCCCTTCTATCTGTCTCAAGACAATAGTAGACTTTTACTGAGATGAACTGTAGACACGTATGGCTTCAGCATAATCATAAACAGAGAAAAATGGATAGCATTCCAGATCTATGATTGGCAATAACAATTATGGTGACTTTAACATGATGAAAATGTCTTCATGACAATATACAAACAAATCAGTACTaagaacaatatatttttttctttgattggaCATGGGAAGATCTATGGTTGAAGGGTATATATCAATTGATTAATCAACAAATATAGTTATACCACACTAACATTGGTGGCAACTACAAACTGCACTGCAATCCCAATTACTGAATGCTGATTGAAGAATTGTGTCACAGGCTTACAAGATTCTTTAAAAATTTGGGTTAAAGTTTAACCCATGTTATTCTTTTCCATTTACTGATGTATATGTATTAAAAGCTGAAATGCTGCAAAAAGAAAGTGATGGCGTgctagaaacaaaaaaaaatcacttaaaATGTTTGATCAAACAAAAAGTAATAGATATAACCTTCTTTGTCTAATTATTGATACTCTCAGAAGAGGATCAGGAAGGACAAAACAGAGCATAATGACATGGTTGTGCTCAAGGAATGTAAggactgagaaaaaaaaaacaaaaaagacatTTCCAGCCTTATAATAACTGCACATAAATGGTATGGAAGTGATGAAGTCATCTGAATGCAATTAATTCAGAGACAATACAATGATCAGTGCTATGCCAACCAAACGGAGAAGATGGTCATACTAGTCAATCTATGTTGCCCACAACAGCTATTATGCATTAGGATTATGAATCCGGCAGGGATTGACATAACCTCTTTGACGAAATTGACGTTGGAAGGCCAGCATATTGGTGCGGTAGCATTTTTCCTCCAATGTAGTATAAAAGTATGATGAATCTACTCGTATTTTTGGCATTTCTTAACATAATGTACTTTTGGCATATAATCTACTCTCGTATTTGCATTGCTAGGAAGGACCAAGAGGGAACAAAATGCCTGCATGAATAGGATTGCTCGAAAGAATTGACAATCTAGTGTTAACCTAGAAATGACACGTATATCCGTTCTCTAATCTCTATCATCTCCAACACAAGGAACTCGCGAAAACATAAAAGAAATATGCGCGGCATTACCACCGGTACCATCACCGCGATATCATGCAAACAAACAAAGTGCCGTATTGCCATTGTCAGCCCAATCACGCGACCATAAAAATCCTGTGGGTGTCCGAGTCTGCAGTCATGGATCCGGGATCTCAATTCCTAACGCACAAGAACCCGACGCGACATCACGACGCGCGCCAATCGCAAAATTGTACAAGCAAGCAAGGGGatcagggggggggggggggcgggtgGGCGTCGCGTACGCGGGTACCTGCAGGGTGCGGGTGGCGAACTCGACGCCGATGGTGGACTTGGACTCGAGGAAGAACTCGTT encodes the following:
- the LOC4324856 gene encoding ras-related protein Rab2BV encodes the protein MAHRVDNEYDYLFKIVLIGDSGVGKSNILSRFTRNEFFLESKSTIGVEFATRTLQIEGKTIKAQIWDTAGQERYRAITSAYYRGAVGALLVFDITKRQTFDNVQRWLRELRDHADANIVVMMVGNKSDLNHLRSVPEEDGHAFSEKEGLSFLETSALEAINVEKAFHTVLSEIHQIVSKKALAAQESASTNGRSMQGTTINVAEAPAATKGSCCSS